The following proteins are co-located in the Microcystis wesenbergii NRERC-220 genome:
- the hcp gene encoding hydroxylamine reductase has translation MFCEQCEQTASGNGCHQWGACGKSPEVNAVQDLLVYCLRGLALVVLKAKEAAISTREADIFTCESLFATMTNVNFDQRRFTDYIQRCLEIRENLKAQLGSLDWSALANYQPNFNESLVSQGQEVSLELIEKVQDLDIFSLKLTAIYGVKGLASYTFHAQELGQEDDSVYQVIQETLAAIDRGDLNLNDWVAICLKVGAANLRAMELLDQGHTETYGHPIPTNVPLNPRLGKAILVSGHDIKQLAALLAQTANTGITVYTHGELLPAHGYPKLKEKYPHLYGHYGTAWQNQTKEFAKFPGAIVLTTNCLMPPHENYESKLFTLGPVGYAHINRLETVDGAIDFSPVIAKAQSLPGFTEISEPRQVMVGFAHNTVLSVADTVVDALKQGKIRHFFLVGGCDGAKPDRNYYTEFVEQVPEDCIVLTLACGKFRFFDKQLGSIEGLPRLMDLGQCNDAYSAIKIALGLANAFNVSVNEIPLSLIISWYEQKAIAVLLTLLHLGMQNIRLGPTLPAFISPNVLKFLSDTYHLQPITTPAKDLADCLS, from the coding sequence ATGTTTTGTGAACAATGCGAACAAACCGCTAGTGGTAATGGTTGCCATCAGTGGGGAGCCTGTGGAAAAAGTCCCGAAGTCAACGCTGTTCAAGACTTATTAGTTTATTGTCTGCGGGGATTAGCATTGGTGGTTTTAAAAGCCAAAGAAGCGGCAATATCTACTCGCGAAGCCGATATTTTTACCTGTGAGTCGCTTTTCGCCACCATGACCAATGTTAACTTTGATCAACGGCGTTTTACTGATTATATTCAGCGTTGTTTAGAGATTCGGGAAAATTTAAAAGCACAATTGGGATCGCTTGACTGGTCTGCACTTGCTAACTATCAGCCTAATTTTAATGAGAGTCTAGTCAGCCAAGGTCAAGAAGTATCCTTAGAACTAATTGAAAAAGTGCAAGACCTCGATATTTTTTCCCTAAAGTTAACCGCTATCTACGGAGTTAAAGGTCTTGCTTCCTATACTTTCCACGCTCAGGAATTAGGTCAAGAGGATGACTCGGTTTATCAGGTTATCCAAGAGACTTTAGCGGCAATTGACCGCGGGGATTTAAACCTGAATGATTGGGTGGCAATCTGTCTAAAAGTCGGGGCCGCAAACCTGCGGGCCATGGAATTATTAGATCAAGGTCATACCGAAACCTACGGTCATCCTATACCGACAAATGTTCCCTTAAATCCGCGTCTAGGTAAAGCCATTTTAGTCTCCGGCCATGATATTAAACAATTAGCGGCTTTACTGGCACAAACTGCCAATACTGGGATAACAGTCTACACCCACGGAGAATTATTACCCGCCCACGGTTATCCAAAACTCAAAGAAAAATATCCCCATCTCTACGGTCATTATGGCACCGCCTGGCAAAATCAAACTAAAGAATTTGCTAAGTTTCCGGGGGCAATAGTTTTAACTACTAATTGTCTCATGCCCCCCCACGAAAACTATGAAAGTAAACTCTTTACCCTCGGACCTGTGGGTTATGCCCATATTAACCGCTTAGAAACAGTGGACGGTGCGATCGATTTTAGTCCCGTGATTGCTAAAGCGCAGTCATTGCCCGGATTTACTGAAATAAGCGAACCTCGGCAGGTAATGGTGGGATTTGCCCACAATACCGTTCTCAGTGTCGCTGATACGGTGGTTGATGCCCTTAAACAGGGTAAAATCCGTCACTTCTTCCTGGTTGGGGGCTGCGATGGGGCAAAACCCGATCGCAATTACTACACCGAATTTGTGGAACAAGTTCCCGAAGATTGCATCGTTTTAACCCTTGCCTGTGGAAAATTCCGCTTTTTCGACAAACAACTAGGTAGCATCGAAGGATTACCCCGGCTGATGGATTTAGGACAATGTAACGATGCCTATAGTGCCATCAAAATCGCCCTAGGATTAGCCAACGCTTTTAACGTTAGCGTCAACGAGATTCCCCTCTCCCTAATTATCTCTTGGTACGAACAAAAAGCGATCGCTGTACTGCTCACCCTGCTACATCTAGGGATGCAAAATATCCGTCTGGGACCAACTTTACCGGCATTTATCTCCCCCAACGTCCTGAAATTCCTCTCCGATACCTATCACCTGCAGCCGATTACTACCCCCGCAAAAGACTTAGCCGATTGTCTAAGTTAA
- the tcmP gene encoding three-Cys-motif partner protein TcmP: protein MFFFNYNRINMGLSNDAVKENMNALFGQVGADQLRERLKTLTPQERELTVVEYICEALKEMGGKYVLPFRFRHEMGNRTSHHLIFVSKAPIAVSA from the coding sequence ATCTTCTTCTTCAATTACAATCGCATCAACATGGGTTTAAGTAATGATGCAGTCAAAGAAAACATGAATGCGCTATTCGGACAAGTAGGAGCAGATCAACTCCGCGAACGATTGAAAACACTTACTCCACAAGAGCGTGAGTTAACCGTTGTAGAATATATCTGTGAAGCCTTGAAAGAAATGGGGGGTAAATATGTGCTTCCATTTCGTTTCAGACATGAAATGGGAAATCGTACTAGCCATCACCTAATTTTTGTAAGCAAGGCTCCTATAGCGGTAAGCGCTTGA
- the recG gene encoding ATP-dependent DNA helicase RecG has translation MKGEIPDWVRLQKALSVEAEKGYPDLQGNQYRFSEFFCLSFGDNPPVGIATSERNRWRELAQKFAQYSQFNPEQRQQLVTETRNFLQQLRQTLEAAPTPKEPVAAKIINTTPITAKTNSPRQVTLEQPLKYLAEVGERKAGLLEKLNLHKVEDLLYYYPRDHIDYSRQVNIANLTEGETVTLVGNVKRCNCFTSPKNTKLAIFELLLQDRTGQIKLNRFYAGTRYTNRAWQEGQKKLYLVGSVVAVSGLVKAGKYGLTLENPEFELLDSSGASIESLKIGRILPVYPLTDGVPADLIRKAVVAAFGAVEAIKDPLPFGLRKQYGLIDLKTAITNIHFPNNAEILSQARRRLVFDEFFFLQLGFLRRRQQYRQTQKSAVFSARGQLIDQFNQIIPFQLTNAQKRVIEEILEDLDSSTPMNRLVQGDVGSGKTIVGVYAILAALQSGYQAALMAPTEVLAEQHYRKLVSWFNLLHLPVELLTGSTKTAKRREIHAQLETGELPLLVGTHALIQDAVNFRKLGLVVIDEQHRFGVQQRARLLSKGESPHVLTMTATPIPRTLALTLHGDLDVSQIDELPPGRQPIQTTALNGNQRRAAYDLIRREIAQGRQAYVIFPLIEESEKLDVRAAVEEYQNLSEKIFPNFNIGLLHGRMSSAEKEEILTAFRDNILQIIVSTTVIEVGVDVPNATVMLIENAERFGLSQLHQLRGRVGRGSHQSYCLLLSGTNSANSRQRLTVLEQSQDGFFISEMDMRFRGPGEVLGQRQSGLPDFALASLVEDQEVLVLARDAAEKIMLDDPHLITLPNLKKALEAKYQRMLGADILT, from the coding sequence ATGAAAGGGGAAATACCCGACTGGGTGAGATTACAAAAAGCCTTATCTGTAGAAGCGGAAAAAGGTTATCCCGATCTTCAGGGAAATCAATACCGTTTTAGCGAGTTTTTCTGTCTTAGTTTCGGGGATAATCCTCCCGTGGGAATTGCCACCAGTGAGAGAAATCGCTGGCGAGAATTAGCCCAAAAATTTGCCCAATACTCCCAATTTAATCCCGAACAAAGACAACAATTAGTCACCGAAACGCGCAATTTTTTGCAACAATTACGGCAAACTTTAGAAGCAGCCCCCACCCCAAAAGAACCAGTCGCAGCGAAAATTATTAATACCACTCCCATCACGGCAAAGACTAATTCTCCACGGCAAGTTACCCTCGAACAACCCTTGAAATATCTAGCGGAAGTGGGAGAGAGAAAAGCTGGTCTTTTAGAAAAATTAAACCTCCACAAAGTTGAAGATTTATTATATTATTATCCCCGGGATCATATTGATTACAGTCGTCAAGTCAATATCGCCAATTTAACCGAGGGGGAAACGGTAACTTTAGTGGGGAATGTCAAGCGCTGTAATTGTTTTACTAGCCCCAAAAATACCAAGTTAGCTATCTTTGAATTGCTCTTACAGGATCGCACTGGACAGATAAAATTAAACCGTTTTTATGCGGGAACTCGCTATACTAATCGTGCTTGGCAAGAAGGACAAAAAAAACTCTATCTGGTGGGTTCGGTGGTGGCGGTTAGTGGTTTAGTCAAAGCGGGAAAATATGGGTTAACTTTAGAAAATCCTGAATTTGAATTATTAGACAGTTCTGGGGCAAGTATTGAGTCCTTAAAAATCGGGCGTATTCTGCCGGTTTATCCCCTCACCGATGGAGTACCCGCCGACCTAATTAGAAAGGCTGTAGTCGCCGCTTTTGGGGCAGTAGAGGCGATAAAAGACCCCCTACCTTTCGGTCTAAGAAAACAATACGGATTAATCGATTTAAAAACAGCAATTACTAACATTCATTTCCCCAATAATGCCGAGATTCTCAGTCAAGCGCGACGGCGATTAGTCTTTGATGAATTCTTCTTTTTACAATTGGGTTTTCTGCGGCGGCGGCAACAGTATCGTCAGACACAGAAAAGTGCTGTTTTTAGTGCTAGGGGTCAATTAATTGATCAATTTAATCAGATAATTCCCTTTCAATTAACCAATGCTCAAAAACGAGTTATTGAGGAAATTTTAGAGGATTTAGATTCTAGCACCCCGATGAATCGTCTCGTGCAGGGGGATGTGGGTTCTGGCAAAACAATTGTCGGAGTTTATGCTATTTTAGCAGCCCTACAATCCGGTTATCAAGCGGCATTAATGGCTCCCACGGAAGTTTTAGCAGAACAACATTATCGTAAGTTAGTTAGCTGGTTTAATCTCTTACATTTACCCGTAGAATTATTAACTGGTTCCACAAAAACCGCTAAACGGCGAGAAATTCACGCCCAATTGGAGACAGGAGAATTACCACTTTTAGTGGGAACTCATGCCCTAATTCAAGATGCAGTTAATTTCCGCAAATTGGGGTTAGTTGTTATTGATGAACAGCATCGCTTTGGGGTACAACAAAGGGCAAGATTATTAAGCAAAGGAGAGTCTCCCCACGTTTTAACCATGACAGCAACACCGATTCCCCGTACTTTAGCTTTAACCCTGCATGGGGATTTAGATGTGAGTCAAATTGACGAATTACCCCCCGGCAGACAACCGATTCAAACCACCGCTTTAAATGGGAATCAAAGAAGGGCTGCCTATGATTTAATTCGCCGTGAAATTGCCCAAGGCAGACAAGCTTATGTGATTTTTCCCTTGATTGAAGAATCGGAAAAATTAGATGTGAGGGCTGCGGTGGAAGAATATCAAAATTTATCAGAAAAGATTTTTCCCAATTTTAATATCGGTTTACTCCATGGTCGCATGAGTTCCGCCGAAAAAGAGGAAATCTTAACAGCTTTTCGCGATAATATTCTACAAATTATTGTCTCAACTACGGTTATTGAAGTGGGGGTAGATGTTCCCAATGCTACGGTGATGTTAATTGAAAATGCCGAACGTTTTGGCCTTTCACAATTACATCAATTACGGGGGCGCGTAGGCAGAGGTTCCCATCAATCCTACTGTTTACTTTTAAGTGGCACTAATAGTGCTAATTCTCGTCAAAGATTGACGGTTTTGGAACAATCCCAAGACGGCTTTTTTATCTCGGAAATGGATATGCGATTCCGCGGTCCAGGGGAAGTTTTAGGACAACGGCAATCGGGTTTACCAGATTTTGCCCTCGCTAGTTTAGTCGAGGATCAAGAGGTGTTAGTTTTGGCAAGAGATGCCGCCGAAAAAATTATGTTAGATGATCCCCATTTAATCACTTTGCCTAATTTAAAAAAAGCTTTAGAAGCTAAATATCAACGGATGTTAGGAGCGGATATTTTAACTTGA
- a CDS encoding IS4 family transposase, with protein sequence MLPSFYQACLQASLTQAQYLTLQILILLLQSHRTVQLERLAALFPQPITFESRRRNLQRFLKLPQLSVKLLWFPLIKHIIKQEFSEKNKNRHQRRKLKKLKHLGHLLLVIDRTDWKGRNLFVASVICGKRALPVYWILLDKQGSSNLGNQKNFLKPVLKFLKSYPVVVIGDREFHSVQLGKWLDEKGIAFILRQKKGTSLLLSGEENYQPLKALDIQPGTQHFFSDIYHTSAHKLGPFNLATRWKRRYRSKQAEAPWYLLTNLDSLDETLNLYESRFGIEAMFKDCKTGGYNIEKTKVSEPRFLALVLLIAIAYSLNTIRGQQLNILPHRVYICRLKESNRSAERHSDFWIGTYGTFWVESMDIFSELALSLIRLKPQKNPYFSKGLTAMSLIKQAL encoded by the coding sequence ATGTTACCATCATTCTATCAGGCCTGTTTACAAGCCAGCTTGACACAAGCACAATATCTGACTCTACAAATTCTTATACTGCTCCTACAAAGCCATAGAACAGTACAATTGGAGAGATTGGCCGCCTTATTTCCCCAACCAATTACCTTTGAAAGCAGAAGAAGAAATTTACAAAGGTTTCTCAAGTTACCGCAATTAAGTGTAAAATTGTTATGGTTTCCGCTAATTAAACACATTATTAAGCAAGAGTTTAGCGAAAAAAATAAAAATCGACATCAAAGAAGAAAACTGAAAAAACTTAAGCATCTGGGACATCTATTATTGGTAATTGACCGAACAGATTGGAAAGGAAGAAATTTGTTTGTAGCTAGTGTTATTTGTGGAAAAAGGGCGTTACCTGTGTACTGGATATTGTTAGATAAACAAGGAAGCAGTAATTTAGGGAACCAAAAAAACTTTCTCAAGCCGGTATTAAAATTTTTGAAATCCTACCCAGTTGTCGTGATAGGCGACCGAGAATTTCACAGTGTTCAACTAGGAAAGTGGCTAGACGAAAAGGGGATAGCCTTTATTCTGAGACAAAAGAAGGGAACATCTTTGCTATTATCAGGTGAAGAAAACTATCAACCTCTAAAAGCTCTAGATATTCAACCGGGGACTCAGCATTTTTTTTCGGATATTTATCATACATCTGCTCATAAACTTGGCCCTTTTAATTTGGCCACTCGCTGGAAAAGACGCTACCGTAGTAAACAAGCCGAAGCTCCTTGGTATCTTCTTACTAATCTTGACTCTTTGGATGAGACTTTAAATTTATATGAATCTCGTTTTGGCATTGAAGCAATGTTCAAAGATTGTAAAACGGGAGGTTATAATATCGAGAAAACTAAAGTTAGCGAACCGCGTTTTTTAGCTCTTGTTTTATTAATTGCTATCGCCTATTCTTTAAATACAATACGGGGTCAACAACTCAATATTTTACCCCACCGTGTTTATATTTGTCGCCTCAAAGAATCTAATCGTTCTGCTGAAAGACATAGTGATTTTTGGATAGGGACTTATGGTACTTTTTGGGTTGAGTCGATGGATATTTTTTCGGAACTTGCCCTTTCTTTGATACGCCTCAAACCCCAGAAAAACCCTTATTTCTCCAAAGGGTTAACGGCTATGAGCCTTATCAAGCAAGCTCTTTAA
- a CDS encoding class III poly(R)-hydroxyalkanoic acid synthase subunit PhaC — MWPFLTQVKLEDFTQDYLELTQKNLKGLDNLKRVKEEDIQCGVSEKEAVYREDKIILYHFKPVVEKPFEIPLLMVYALVNRPYMVDLQEGRSLVANLLKLGLDIYLIDWGYPTRSDRWLTLDDYINGYVDNCVDFIRQSHHLDKINLLGICQGGTFSLCYSSLYPDKIKNLVTMVTPVDFYQTETLLNMRGGCSLGSEALDIDLMVDTMGNIPGDFLNLEFLELKPLQLGYQKYLDFPDIMEDESKLVNFLRMEKWIFDSPDQAGESYRQFLKDFYQQNKLIKGEVMLGDKRVDLHNLTMPILNLYADKDHLVPPASSLALGNYIGTSDYTACAFPVGHIGMYVSGKVQRDLPPAISDWLKARA; from the coding sequence ATGTGGCCATTTTTGACGCAAGTGAAACTGGAAGACTTTACCCAAGATTATCTAGAATTAACTCAAAAAAATCTCAAAGGTTTGGACAATCTCAAACGAGTTAAAGAAGAAGATATTCAGTGTGGAGTCTCGGAAAAAGAAGCAGTTTATCGGGAAGATAAAATCATTCTCTACCACTTTAAACCCGTGGTCGAAAAACCCTTCGAGATACCCTTGCTGATGGTTTATGCTTTGGTCAATCGTCCCTACATGGTAGATTTACAGGAAGGGCGTTCTTTAGTGGCCAATCTGCTGAAATTAGGCTTAGATATCTACTTAATTGATTGGGGATATCCCACCAGAAGCGATCGCTGGTTAACCCTTGATGATTATATCAATGGTTATGTGGATAATTGCGTCGATTTTATTCGTCAAAGTCACCATCTCGACAAAATTAATCTGTTAGGAATCTGTCAGGGGGGAACCTTTAGTTTATGCTATAGTTCCCTCTATCCCGATAAGATAAAAAATCTGGTGACAATGGTGACACCGGTGGACTTTTATCAAACCGAGACCCTCTTAAATATGCGCGGGGGGTGTTCCCTAGGATCCGAAGCATTAGACATCGATTTAATGGTAGATACCATGGGCAATATCCCGGGAGATTTTCTCAACTTAGAGTTTCTGGAATTAAAACCTTTACAGTTAGGTTATCAGAAATACCTCGATTTTCCTGACATCATGGAAGACGAATCAAAATTAGTTAATTTTCTGCGTATGGAAAAATGGATTTTTGATAGTCCTGACCAAGCGGGAGAATCCTACCGACAGTTTCTCAAGGATTTCTATCAGCAAAATAAACTGATTAAAGGGGAAGTGATGTTAGGAGATAAACGGGTAGATTTACATAATCTGACCATGCCAATTCTCAATCTTTATGCGGATAAAGATCACCTTGTCCCTCCCGCTTCTTCCCTCGCTTTAGGGAATTATATCGGTACTTCTGACTATACCGCTTGTGCTTTCCCGGTCGGACATATCGGAATGTATGTCAGTGGCAAAGTGCAACGGGATTTACCCCCCGCTATTAGCGATTGGTTGAAAGCAAGAGCTTAA
- the hoxU gene encoding bidirectional hydrogenase complex protein HoxU — MSVITLSIDGKDVAIEAGSRVLAAASQVGIKIPALCHLDGVSEVAACRLCLVEIEGINKLLPACVTEVAEGMVVHTDTPKLKEYRRMTVELLFAEGNHVCAVCVANGNCELQDLAIEVGMDHSRFPYRFPKREVDISHPLFGIDHNRCVLCTRCVRVCDEIEGAHVWDLAYRGEKDKIIAGMDQPWGSVSACTSCGKCVAACPTGAIFRKGSAVSEKEEDRSKLEFLVNARTQHQWTR; from the coding sequence ATGTCCGTAATCACTTTAAGCATTGATGGTAAAGATGTAGCGATCGAAGCAGGTTCGCGAGTTCTGGCGGCAGCTAGTCAGGTAGGAATAAAAATTCCCGCCCTCTGTCATCTCGATGGGGTTTCCGAAGTGGCTGCCTGTCGCTTATGTTTGGTAGAAATTGAAGGTATTAATAAATTATTACCTGCCTGTGTAACGGAAGTGGCGGAAGGAATGGTGGTTCATACCGATACTCCAAAACTGAAAGAATATCGCCGCATGACGGTGGAATTATTATTCGCTGAAGGTAATCACGTTTGTGCAGTTTGTGTGGCTAATGGTAACTGTGAATTACAAGATTTAGCCATCGAAGTGGGTATGGATCATAGTCGTTTTCCCTACCGTTTTCCTAAGCGAGAAGTGGATATTTCCCATCCTCTTTTCGGTATCGATCATAATCGTTGTGTTCTCTGTACCCGTTGTGTGCGAGTCTGTGATGAAATTGAAGGGGCGCACGTTTGGGATCTGGCTTATCGCGGCGAAAAAGATAAAATTATTGCGGGAATGGATCAGCCTTGGGGCAGCGTTTCCGCCTGTACTTCCTGCGGCAAATGTGTTGCCGCTTGTCCAACGGGAGCCATATTCCGCAAGGGTTCCGCCGTTTCTGAAAAAGAGGAAGATCGATCGAAGTTGGAATTTTTAGTTAACGCTAGGACTCAACACCAATGGACGCGTTAA
- the chlP gene encoding geranylgeranyl reductase, with amino-acid sequence MLRVAVVGSGPAGSSAAETLAKAGIETYLFERKLDNAKPCGGAIPLCMVSEFDLPPEIIDRRVRKMKMISPSNVEVDINLDNQDEYIGMCRREVLDGFMRERAHKLGAHLINGTVYGLDIPTNSTDPYTLHYADHSHGNSQGEMKSLKVDVVIGADGANSRIAKAIDAGDYNYAIAFQERIRLPQDKMAYYEDLAEMYVGKDVSPDFYAWVFPKYDHVAVGTGTMKVNKAMIKDLQAGIRARAARRLEGGEIIRVEAHPIPEHPRPRRVVGRVALVGDAAGTVTKSSGEGIYFAAKSARMCAETIVEVTNGGQSIPTEDELKLYLKRWDKKYGMTYLVLDILQRVFYRTDATREAFVEMCSDKDVQKMTFDSYLYKTVVPANPLVQMKITAKTIGSLLRGNALAP; translated from the coding sequence GTGTTAAGAGTCGCTGTTGTGGGTTCAGGGCCGGCCGGTTCTTCGGCGGCAGAAACATTAGCTAAAGCAGGCATTGAAACCTATTTATTTGAACGCAAATTAGATAATGCTAAACCCTGTGGTGGAGCGATTCCTCTCTGTATGGTGAGCGAATTTGACCTACCTCCTGAAATTATCGATCGCCGGGTGAGAAAAATGAAAATGATCTCCCCCTCTAACGTCGAAGTCGATATTAATCTCGATAATCAAGACGAATATATCGGTATGTGTCGTCGGGAAGTCCTCGACGGTTTTATGAGAGAACGCGCCCATAAATTAGGAGCGCATTTAATCAACGGAACCGTTTACGGTCTCGACATTCCCACCAATAGCACCGATCCCTATACCCTACACTACGCCGATCACTCCCACGGCAATTCCCAAGGGGAAATGAAATCTCTGAAGGTGGATGTGGTTATCGGCGCCGACGGTGCTAATTCCCGCATTGCCAAAGCTATTGATGCTGGGGATTACAACTATGCGATCGCTTTCCAAGAACGCATCCGTCTCCCCCAAGATAAAATGGCCTACTACGAAGATCTGGCCGAAATGTATGTAGGAAAAGACGTATCCCCCGACTTCTACGCTTGGGTATTCCCCAAATACGATCACGTCGCCGTCGGTACCGGCACAATGAAGGTCAATAAAGCCATGATTAAAGACCTACAAGCTGGTATTCGCGCTCGCGCAGCCCGTCGTCTGGAAGGGGGCGAAATCATCCGCGTGGAGGCTCACCCCATCCCCGAACATCCCCGTCCTCGTCGTGTAGTTGGTCGCGTGGCGCTGGTGGGAGATGCTGCGGGAACAGTTACCAAGTCTTCGGGAGAAGGCATCTATTTCGCCGCTAAATCAGCGCGGATGTGTGCTGAAACCATTGTCGAAGTCACTAACGGCGGCCAAAGTATTCCCACAGAGGACGAATTGAAACTCTACCTCAAGCGTTGGGACAAGAAATACGGTATGACCTATCTGGTATTAGATATTCTGCAACGGGTTTTCTACCGTACCGATGCCACCCGGGAAGCTTTTGTGGAAATGTGTTCCGATAAGGATGTACAGAAGATGACTTTTGACAGTTATCTCTATAAAACCGTTGTTCCCGCTAATCCTCTCGTACAGATGAAGATTACTGCTAAAACCATCGGTTCTCTCCTGCGCGGTAACGCTTTAGCTCCTTAA
- a CDS encoding oxidoreductase: MSKIRFATVWLAGCSGCHMSFLDLDEWLLELAEKVDVVYSPVGCDLKTYPENVDVCLVEGAIANQDNLELIHLVRQNTKTVVSFGDCAVTANVPAMRNMLGTADPVLKRAYLELGDNTPQLPEEPGIVPELLDQVLPVHQVIPIDIFMPGCPPDADRIRETLIPILKGELPVMAGREMIKFG; the protein is encoded by the coding sequence ATGTCTAAAATTCGCTTCGCTACTGTCTGGTTAGCCGGTTGTTCGGGATGCCATATGTCCTTCCTCGATTTGGATGAATGGCTGTTAGAATTAGCCGAAAAAGTTGACGTTGTCTATAGTCCTGTCGGCTGCGATCTGAAAACCTATCCAGAAAATGTCGATGTCTGTTTAGTGGAAGGAGCGATCGCTAATCAGGATAATTTAGAACTAATTCATCTAGTCCGTCAAAATACCAAAACCGTCGTTTCTTTTGGTGATTGCGCCGTAACTGCTAACGTTCCCGCTATGCGGAATATGTTAGGAACTGCCGATCCCGTGCTAAAAAGAGCTTATTTAGAGTTAGGAGATAACACGCCTCAACTACCAGAAGAACCCGGTATCGTTCCCGAATTATTAGATCAAGTGCTGCCCGTCCATCAAGTCATTCCCATCGATATTTTTATGCCGGGATGTCCCCCCGATGCGGACAGAATTCGCGAGACATTGATTCCCATTTTAAAAGGGGAATTACCCGTGATGGCAGGGCGAGAAATGATTAAATTTGGTTAA
- a CDS encoding DUF5131 family protein: MSSTHTGIEWTDKTWNPTTGCDKISTGCLHCYAEAITQRFPKNFPNGFSLTLHRERLEEPLRWRTPSRVFVNSMSDLFHDDVPLDFIRQVFSVIHSTPWHIYQILTKRQSRLGDLASKLDFPENIWLGVSVENQNHIDRIEYLRTVPVSVRFISCEPLLGPLELNLTGIDWVIVGGESGQKHRPMKLDWARDIRNQCQNSGVAFFFKQVGGRTPKAGGRLLDDKIWDEMPNAWNQHIQKWGSVPLKSARRSEKLELIA; the protein is encoded by the coding sequence ATGTCTAGTACACACACTGGTATTGAGTGGACTGATAAAACGTGGAATCCAACAACCGGGTGCGATAAAATTAGCACTGGCTGTCTGCATTGTTACGCCGAAGCTATTACACAGCGTTTTCCCAAAAACTTTCCCAATGGATTCAGCTTGACTTTGCATCGAGAAAGATTGGAAGAACCCTTACGTTGGCGCACTCCCAGTCGAGTTTTTGTCAACTCAATGAGTGACCTTTTTCATGATGATGTGCCTCTCGACTTTATCAGACAAGTTTTCTCAGTTATTCATTCAACACCTTGGCATATATATCAGATTCTAACAAAGCGACAAAGCCGTCTAGGTGATTTAGCGTCTAAATTAGATTTTCCAGAAAACATTTGGCTAGGTGTATCTGTCGAGAACCAAAACCACATAGATCGGATTGAATATCTTCGGACAGTGCCTGTTTCAGTGCGTTTCATTTCCTGTGAGCCACTTTTAGGACCACTAGAACTTAATTTAACTGGCATTGATTGGGTTATTGTCGGCGGAGAATCCGGGCAAAAACATCGCCCGATGAAACTTGACTGGGCAAGGGATATCCGCAATCAATGTCAAAATTCAGGGGTAGCATTTTTTTTCAAACAAGTTGGGGGAAGGACACCGAAAGCAGGGGGTAGATTACTTGATGATAAAATCTGGGACGAGATGCCTAATGCTTGGAATCAGCATATCCAAAAATGGGGAAGTGTCCCACTTAAATCAGCGAGGCGTTCAGAAAAATTAGAGCTTATTGCTTAA
- the tcmP gene encoding three-Cys-motif partner protein TcmP, producing the protein MTENSFFNEQKEQSLIKARIVEKYFWAWAKVIISKVKGSSSVQKIAYVDLFAGAGRYKDGSKSTPVKVLETAIADKDMRNMLVSIFNDADVENVNSLQQAIDSIPGIENLKYRPQISKYEVGEDIVKIFQSMKLVPTLFFVDPWG; encoded by the coding sequence ATGACTGAAAATTCCTTCTTCAATGAGCAAAAAGAACAGTCCTTGATCAAAGCTAGGATTGTTGAGAAATATTTCTGGGCTTGGGCAAAAGTTATAATTTCAAAAGTTAAGGGATCGTCTTCAGTCCAGAAAATCGCTTATGTTGACCTTTTTGCTGGTGCAGGACGATATAAAGATGGCTCAAAATCAACCCCAGTAAAGGTTCTAGAAACTGCCATCGCCGATAAAGATATGCGAAATATGCTGGTATCGATCTTTAACGATGCCGATGTCGAAAATGTTAATTCTCTTCAACAAGCTATAGATTCAATTCCGGGCATAGAAAATTTAAAATACCGCCCTCAAATATCAAAATATGAGGTGGGAGAGGACATAGTTAAAATCTTCCAAAGCATGAAATTAGTTCCCACTTTATTTTTTGTTGATCCTTGGGGTTAA